A window of Kribbella sp. NBC_00382 genomic DNA:
CGTCGATCTCGGGGCTGCCGAGCAAGTTGGCGGCAGGCACTCGGCAGTTCTCGAAGCGGATCGTGGCGGTGTCCGACGAGCGGATCCCGAGCTTGTGTTCGAGCCGTTCGACCGTCATCCCCGGTGTGTCCTTGAAGACGACGAAGGACTTGATGGCGGCCCGCCCGACGGACTTGTCCAGCGTTGCCCATACCACCACGGCATCGCAGCGCCCACCCGCGGTGACGAAGATCTTCTCGCCGTTGATCACGTAGTCATCGCCATCGAGCCGTGCGGTCGTCCGGATACTCGCCGAATCCGAGCCACACTCAGGCTCGGTGATCGCCATCCCCGCCCAAACACCGTCAAAGCGCCGCAGCTGCTCATCCGACGCGACCGACGCGATCGCCGAGTTCCCCAACCCCTGCCGCGGCATCGACAACAACAGCCCGACATCACCCCAGCACATCTCCATGATCGAGAGCACCGACGACAGGTTCGACCCGTTCTTCACCTTGCCGTCATCATCTTCAGCACCAGCAGTACGCCGTACGCCGCCGGCTCCCGCGCCCGATCCGGTCCCCGACGCCCCCAGCCCGTCGACCATCGCCGCGAGCATGTCGAGTTCCTTGGGATAGGCGTGCTCAGCCAGGTCATACTCACGCGAGTTCGGCCGCAACATCTCCGCCGCCACCTGATGCGCCTGATTGATGAACGCGCGGAACTTCCGCGGAGTCTCGAGGTTGATCATCAGACCAGCACCGCACCTTCCATGACGCCGATGGCCCGCAAATCCCGGTACCACCGCTCAACCGGATGCTCCTTGACGAACCCATGCCCACCGAGCAGTTGCACCCCATCCGTCCCGATCTGCATCCCCTTCTCGGTGCACAGCCGCCGCGCCAGCGCGACCTCGCGAGCGAACGGAAGCCCTTGCTCAGCACGCGATCCGGCCCGGTACGTGACCAGCCGCATCCCCTCGAGCTCGATCGCGATGTTCGCGACCATGAACGCGACCGACTGCCGATGACTGATCGGCTCGCCGAACGCAGTCCGCTCGTTCACGTACGGCGTGACGTAGTCGAGCACAGCCTTAGCAGTACCGAGCGAAAGCGCACACCACCCCAGCCGCGACAGCCGGATGCACTCGGCATAGTCCTCGAGCGTCCCCAACTGCACAGCCGGTACGTCGTCCAGCAACACGCGACTCAGCGAGGCCGCCCGCAACCCCATCGACGGCTCAGCCTCGATCGTCACACCCGGATGCTCCGACTCGACCAGGAACAACGCCGGCCCTTGATCCTCCAGCTGAGCGGCGATCACGAAGACCTCAGCCTCAGCACCACGCGGCACCAGCGACTTGACCCCGTTGAGCAAATGGCCAGTTCGTTGCCTAGTCGCCCTAGTCTTCAACGCAAAAGGATCGAACAACGCGCGCGGCTCCACGATCGCGAGTGCGGCGGCCGGTACCGACTCACCCGTGAAGGCCGGCAGGTACGTCGCCTGCTGCGTCTCGTCGCCCCACAACGAGATCGCCGTGCTGACCGCGGCCGGCGCCAGACACGCAACAGCCTGCCCCATATCGCCATGCGCCATCGCTTCGGCGACCAGTACTCCGGTCATCGCCGACCGCTCGCTGACGATCCCACCGAGCTCTTCCGGTACTTCGATCAGGCTCAACCCAAGCTCCGCCGACTGCGCGAGCACCTTGGCATCCGTAGTACCGGCGACATCAGCCTCGGCCGCGGCGGGGCGCAGTACCTCGGCGGCGTACTCCGTGACGACACCGACCACCATCTGCTGGTCCTCGGTCGGAGTCAGGTCGAACCGCCCGCTCCCCTTGGCCGCCGGCAGCCGCGACGGCTTGGCCAGCTTCGAGGCCGCTACGAAGCTCCGCGTCAACGCCCCAGCCGTCCGGAATCCGGTCTTGGTCGCCTCGAACACCACCCGCTCGGCCTGCTTGCGCAACCCGAACCGATCGATCGCCCGCGACTTCGCCAGCCGGTTCAGCAGCGCGACCCCGACCCCGATCGGATCCCGCCGGCGGCTGGGCTTCGCACTCTCCTGGATGGCCATGCGCCAACTGTAAACCGAAGTTACAACCCAAGTCACGCATGCCAACACGCCACCTCGGTCCCGTTCGACAGGTAGTGCACCGCGAGACGCTGTACACAAACCGGCAACTCAGCCTGAAGCGCACTACCTCGCGCCGACTACGTCCTGTCGATCGGTACCGCTCCACGCCGGATCGGCCTCAGGAGTTGTCGGCGATCTGGGCAGCCTTGGCGTTCAGATAGCGCTGCTCGGGCAACGAGGTCGTCCGGCGTGCGGCCGCAAGGTAGTGGTCGCGGGCTTCCGGGAGTTTGCCGAGGCGTTCGAGCAAGTGGGCCCGTACTGCGTCCAGCCGGTGGTTGTCCGTCATGCGGTGGTCGTCGTCGAGCGTGGCGAGCAGGTCCAGGCCGGCTTGCGGGCCTTCGACCTGGGCTAGCGCGATGGCGCGGTTGAGGGTCACCATCGGGTTCGGCGCGACCTTCTCCAGCAACAGGTAGAGCGCGAGGATCTGGTTCCAGTCGGTCTCATCCGCGCTCGGCGCCTCGGAATGGATCGCCGCGATGGCTGCCTGCAATTGGTACGAGCCGACCTCGCCGTGCGCGAGCGTACGTAGTACCAGCGCGGATGCTTCCTCGATCGGCTCGCGTTGCCACAGGCTGCGGTCCTGCTCGTCGATCGGGATCAGGCTGCCGTCGGGCTTGGTACGAGCAGCCCGCCGCGCATCGGTGAGCAGCATGAGCGCCAGCAGCCCAGCGACCTCGCCCTCGTCCGGTAGCAGCTGGTAGAGCAAGCGCGCCAGCCGGATCGCCTCAGCGGTCAGCTCGACCCGCTGCAGATCGGGGCCGGAACTGGCCGTGTAGCCCTCGTTGAAGATGAGGTAGAGCACCTGCAGTACTACGCGCAGGCGATCCGCGCGCTCCTCCTCGGGCGGCAACACGAACCGACTGCCGGCCGCCTTGATGCTCTTCTTCGCCCGGCTGATCCGCGGCGCCATCGTTGCCTCCGGCACCATGAACGCCTTCGCGATCTCCGCCGTCGTCAACCCACCGACCGCCCGCAACGTCAGCGCGACCTGCGACGCGGGCGTCACCGCCGGATGACAACACAGGAACAGCAACGTCAACGTGTCATCGGATTCCGGCACCTGATCCTGGTCAGCCCCCGGCGCAACCAGCTCGTCGGTCCCAGCCATCGCCGCCACCGAATCCTCGCGCCGCCGCCGAGCACTCTCACTCCGGAACTGATCCGTCAGCTTCCGCGTGGCAACGGTGATCAACCACCCCCGAGGATTCCCCGGCACCCCATCAACCGGCCACTGCGTCGCCGCCGCCAGCAACGCCTCCTGTACCGCGTCCTCACACAAATCGAACTGCCCATGCCGCCGAGCCAAAAACCCCAAAACCTGAGGCGCCAACTCCCGCAACAACCCCTCAACCTGCTCCATCGTTCTACCTTCCCATCCGCGCAGGTCGATTCAGCGTTGGAGGTGGCGGAGGGCTGCGGTGGTGGGGATTCGGGTTAGGGGGCCGAGGAGGGAGGCGTCGCGGAGGGCGGTTCGGGCGGCTAAGTGGCCGCAGGCGCCGTGGACGCCGGGGCCGGGGTGGATGGCGGAGCTGCCGAGGTAGAGGCCGTCGATGACGGTTCGGGGGCTGCCGAGGCCTACGGTTGGGCGGAAGATGAGTTGCTGGTGGAGTTGCGCAGTACCGCCGCCGAGCGCGCCCAGGCCGAGGGAGGCGTTTGCGTGGATGAGGTCACTGGGGCGCTGGAGGTCGCGTTCGATGACCAGGTCGAGGAAGCCGGGTGCGTGGCGTTCGATGGCGCGGTCCATGCGGGCGGCCAGCTTCTCGGCCTCGGTGTCGTCGGGTAGGCCGCGGGGTAGGTGCGAGTAGGCCCAGACGGCCTCGGTGCCTTCGGGTGAGCGGGATGGGTCGGCCTTGGTGGTTTGGCCGATCAGCAGGAAGGGGGCCGTGGGCAAGCGGCCGGTGTCCAGGTCGGCGCTGACGTGGACCAGGTCGTCGGCGGTGCCGCCGAGGTGGACGACGCCGGCTTCGCGAGCTTGGGTGGCGCGCCATGGGATCGGGCCGCTCACGCGGTAGTTGAGTTTGACCGTCGGGTAGTCCCACTCGAAGTTTTCGAGGTCGCGGCGGAGGCCAGCCGGGATGCTCGCTGGCGGCAACAGTTCGGCGTACAGGGTCTGGGCGGAGACGTCGGCGATGACGGCGCGGCGTACGGAGATGGTCTCGCCGCTTGCGGTCCGTACTGCGGTTGCCTTGCCGGCCGAGACGTCGATCGAAGTGATTGGGGTGCCCGTGGAGAGGAGGGCACCGGAGCGCTCGGCCCGGCGTACCAGGGCTGTGGACAGCGAGCTCGAACCGCCTTCTGCGACGGGGAAACCGACGTCCTGGGCGAGCATCGCGAGCAGCCAGCCCATAGTGCCACTGACGCTGCCGCTGAGTGGGGCGTCGGCGTGGAACGCGTTGCCGGCCAGGATCGCGCGGCCGCGGTCGCCTACGAACAGTTCCTGGCCCATCCGGTGCATCGGCATCGCCATGAAGCGGGCGAATCGGGCCAGCTCCCCCACCGAGCCGAGCTTGCGCGCCAGGCGGAGGCCGGAAGTGACGGGCGGCCAGGAGGTGAGCAACGACTGCAGGAAAGGCGCGCGGATCTTGACGTACTCCTGGTAGAGGCGCAGCCAGGTGTCGCCGTCCTTCGGGTGATCGCGGCCGATCGAGGCGGCGGTGTCGGTCGGATCCGGGTGGATCGCGGGTGCGTCCTCGTCGTCGGGGTCGATCAGGTGCGTCAAGGCGAGCGGGGCGTGGGACCAGCGCAGTCCGAAGTTCTCGAGCTCGAGCGCGCGCAGTACTGGCGAGGCGACGCCGAGTGGATAGCTGGAGCTGAACCGGTCGCTGACCCAGCCGTTGGCGGTCGTGGAACGCACCGCGCCGCCCGGCTCATCGGCGGCCTCGACGATCAGTACGTCCCAGCCGGCGTCGGCCAGCGCGATCGCGCTCACCAGCCCGTTCGGCCCGGATCCGATCACCACAGCATCAACCACGCGCGGCAACATGCCTCCGACCTTAGCCGCTCACCTCTTTGTTCCGGGCGCGGAAGGCGCGCAGGTTCGCGGGATTT
This region includes:
- a CDS encoding acyl-CoA dehydrogenase family protein translates to MINLETPRKFRAFINQAHQVAAEMLRPNSREYDLAEHAYPKELDMLAAMVDGLGASGTGSGAGAGGVRRTAGAEDDDGKVKNGSNLSSVLSIMEMCWGDVGLLLSMPRQGLGNSAIASVASDEQLRRFDGVWAGMAITEPECGSDSASIRTTARLDGDDYVINGEKIFVTAGGRCDAVVVWATLDKSVGRAAIKSFVVFKDTPGMTVERLEHKLGIRSSDTATIRFENCRVPAANLLGSPEIDADKGFAGVMQTFDNTRPLVAAMAVGCARASLEVTRSLLSEAGVGVDYDRPVFMQPAAAASYLQMEADWEAAYLLTLQAAWMADNSQPNSLQASMAKAKAGRTANDITLRCVELAGSIGYSEHELLEKWARDSKILDIFEGTQQIQQLIVARRLLGKTSAELK
- a CDS encoding RNA polymerase sigma factor, whose translation is MEQVEGLLRELAPQVLGFLARRHGQFDLCEDAVQEALLAAATQWPVDGVPGNPRGWLITVATRKLTDQFRSESARRRREDSVAAMAGTDELVAPGADQDQVPESDDTLTLLFLCCHPAVTPASQVALTLRAVGGLTTAEIAKAFMVPEATMAPRISRAKKSIKAAGSRFVLPPEEERADRLRVVLQVLYLIFNEGYTASSGPDLQRVELTAEAIRLARLLYQLLPDEGEVAGLLALMLLTDARRAARTKPDGSLIPIDEQDRSLWQREPIEEASALVLRTLAHGEVGSYQLQAAIAAIHSEAPSADETDWNQILALYLLLEKVAPNPMVTLNRAIALAQVEGPQAGLDLLATLDDDHRMTDNHRLDAVRAHLLERLGKLPEARDHYLAAARRTTSLPEQRYLNAKAAQIADNS
- a CDS encoding phytoene desaturase family protein, with translation MLPRVVDAVVIGSGPNGLVSAIALADAGWDVLIVEAADEPGGAVRSTTANGWVSDRFSSSYPLGVASPVLRALELENFGLRWSHAPLALTHLIDPDDEDAPAIHPDPTDTAASIGRDHPKDGDTWLRLYQEYVKIRAPFLQSLLTSWPPVTSGLRLARKLGSVGELARFARFMAMPMHRMGQELFVGDRGRAILAGNAFHADAPLSGSVSGTMGWLLAMLAQDVGFPVAEGGSSSLSTALVRRAERSGALLSTGTPITSIDVSAGKATAVRTASGETISVRRAVIADVSAQTLYAELLPPASIPAGLRRDLENFEWDYPTVKLNYRVSGPIPWRATQAREAGVVHLGGTADDLVHVSADLDTGRLPTAPFLLIGQTTKADPSRSPEGTEAVWAYSHLPRGLPDDTEAEKLAARMDRAIERHAPGFLDLVIERDLQRPSDLIHANASLGLGALGGGTAQLHQQLIFRPTVGLGSPRTVIDGLYLGSSAIHPGPGVHGACGHLAARTALRDASLLGPLTRIPTTAALRHLQR
- a CDS encoding acyl-CoA dehydrogenase family protein, encoding MAIQESAKPSRRRDPIGVGVALLNRLAKSRAIDRFGLRKQAERVVFEATKTGFRTAGALTRSFVAASKLAKPSRLPAAKGSGRFDLTPTEDQQMVVGVVTEYAAEVLRPAAAEADVAGTTDAKVLAQSAELGLSLIEVPEELGGIVSERSAMTGVLVAEAMAHGDMGQAVACLAPAAVSTAISLWGDETQQATYLPAFTGESVPAAALAIVEPRALFDPFALKTRATRQRTGHLLNGVKSLVPRGAEAEVFVIAAQLEDQGPALFLVESEHPGVTIEAEPSMGLRAASLSRVLLDDVPAVQLGTLEDYAECIRLSRLGWCALSLGTAKAVLDYVTPYVNERTAFGEPISHRQSVAFMVANIAIELEGMRLVTYRAGSRAEQGLPFAREVALARRLCTEKGMQIGTDGVQLLGGHGFVKEHPVERWYRDLRAIGVMEGAVLV